In the genome of Desulfonauticus submarinus, the window TGCTAAAATAATCCTTCATTACTGTAAGAACTCTTTTTAGCATCAATTGTGCATCTCTTGGATCCATAGAGTCAAACTCTACCCTAAGCAATCCTGTTTTTCTATCTTTACTCACTATAAAAGATAATTTATTTTCTGCAACAGCTTGTTCGACTGTAGGAGGAGTGTTTGTTTTCCAGCTTTTCTTTTGGGAATCCCATAATTCAGGATATAGGCTAGGAAGTAAATTATATTTAGATATTAAGCTTATTTTTAGCTTATTCGAACGTAAATACTGTTCTACAGCAGGAGACGCTCTAAGAGTAAACTCTGATTTATACTTTTTGGGCAAAATAAATAAAGAAATTATTGCTGCTAATAAAGTACAAAGCAAGGTAAAAACAATTATAAAGCGCTTATATTTTAATAAAACAGAGAATAAATCAAATAAGTCTATTTCATCTTCACTATCTACCACTCCAGTTGGATAAACTGGCACATAAACAATTTTTTTATCATCATATTCTTGAGAACACCCCATATATCCATCCTCCTATTTTTTAGGTAATGGGGCGCTGCCCATAATGTACTTTAAATCTTCGTCAGTAAAATATAAACCTGCTCCAGCAAAAAAAGACCTGTCATCTGATTTAGCAAAATCATCCATACCCGCGGTAAGATAAAAATTTCTTAATAGATATAAATTAGCACCTGCCTTTAAATGAGCCGGATCTTTATCATCAAAATCAAAAGCTTCAAAAAACAGTTTTACTCTATCATCCCACAAATAGTAATCCAAGCCAAGACCTCCAGTAGACTCAATAATCCCTCCTCGTAAAACTAGATCATGAAAACGCTTAGCAATCTGTAAAGAAAATTTAAGCCCATCTTCTTCAGTCTCAGTTTTATGTTCCTCATAAGTATGCCATGTCCCACCATCTGTACGATATTTACGATATGTAGAAGTCTCTTCAGTTCTACCCTTTGGATCATCTACAATAGACAATAAGTAATATTTATCTGGTGATGGCTGAAGCTTTAAACTAACATATGACTTTATATCTCGACTTCTAGTCAAATATTCTGAATGGACATCAATAGAAGTTTTAAATTTATCTTGTTTACTCAAATATTTATTTAACCCCTCTAAAGTTTTGTCTAAATTTTTTGCTGTAGTATCCTCATTTATAAGTTTACCTAAAGTCCCCTTGCCTTCTTCAATATTTTTAGCCACTGTTTTTAAAGAAGCTAAAGTTTGTTTTAAATCATCTCCCATTTCCTTATCTGTAAGAAGTTTTGCAACCACTCCTTCTCCTGTATTAGCTTTTGCTAGAAGCACATTCATTTTAGCCATAGCTTCTTTTAATTCTCTTGTTGCTACATCAAAATTATCTACTATTTTATCTAACTGTGATTTATTATTACCGCTTAACTCTTTTAAATCCCTAGAAAACTCTCTAAAATTCTTTACAATAGCATTAATATTTTCCATATTTGTTTTAACCATTTTATTTAAACTAACCGCCATTTCTCTTAAATTTACAATTAAAAGTTTTAAATCTCTTTCCCCTTCTGGCCCGCCCAACACATTAGAAACACTTCTTGCCACTCTGCCAATATCATCTGCAATTTGTCCCACTTTTTGCATAAGTTCTCCCAGATCAGCTCCAGAATTAGAACGCGCAATAACTCCTCCCCTATTTAAAGAAGGATAAGTCGGACTTCCACTCCTTAACTCTATAAATTTATCTCCTAAAACACCCCTTGTCTTAATAAATGCCTCTGCATCTGCATAAACTT includes:
- a CDS encoding Wzz/FepE/Etk N-terminal domain-containing protein → MGCSQEYDDKKIVYVPVYPTGVVDSEDEIDLFDLFSVLLKYKRFIIVFTLLCTLLAAIISLFILPKKYKSEFTLRASPAVEQYLRSNKLKISLISKYNLLPSLYPELWDSQKKSWKTNTPPTVEQAVAENKLSFIVSKDRKTGLLRVEFDSMDPRDAQLMLKRVLTVMKDYFSKDYISESQRQIEVLEQEAKNIKKIIDEWTSKIKKINSNDSFISERMLTYFNLEKQIAELKAQDALERQFFVIDAPLLPIKPFKPKSKLIILVSAVSSLFLAIFLVFFFNFIQEERRRRSSNN
- a CDS encoding MlaD family protein, with product MQNYSLEIKVGIFVLISLIALAYMTTRVSKGKFVSSDMYTIEVYFDNVTGLKKNAPVEIAGIEVGLVKDIVLDNNRAKVILALRPDVKVYADAEAFIKTRGVLGDKFIELRSGSPTYPSLNRGGVIARSNSGADLGELMQKVGQIADDIGRVARSVSNVLGGPEGERDLKLLIVNLREMAVSLNKMVKTNMENINAIVKNFREFSRDLKELSGNNKSQLDKIVDNFDVATRELKEAMAKMNVLLAKANTGEGVVAKLLTDKEMGDDLKQTLASLKTVAKNIEEGKGTLGKLINEDTTAKNLDKTLEGLNKYLSKQDKFKTSIDVHSEYLTRSRDIKSYVSLKLQPSPDKYYLLSIVDDPKGRTEETSTYRKYRTDGGTWHTYEEHKTETEEDGLKFSLQIAKRFHDLVLRGGIIESTGGLGLDYYLWDDRVKLFFEAFDFDDKDPAHLKAGANLYLLRNFYLTAGMDDFAKSDDRSFFAGAGLYFTDEDLKYIMGSAPLPKK